In the genome of uncultured Sphaerochaeta sp., the window GAATCACCTTGAACTTATCCGGATGCTGCTCGCAGTATGCATCGCAGATCTTTCCTGATTCATCTGTGGAACCATCATCAACAAGAATAACTTCATAATCAGTATTAACTTGTGCCAGTATGGAATCCAAGCATCGCTCAAGGAATTTTGCTACATTGAAGACTGGAACCAGTACTGAAAACCACATGAATCAGCCTCTTTTCAAAGATATCGAGCTTCGGAGTAAGGGAGAAGCTTATCCTTCTCACTCATGCAATATTCCACATCAATCTTCGGCCACTCAATCTTGATGCTCGGATCATCCCACATGATGCCACCCTCATCCTCAGGGTGGTAGAACTCGTCGCACTTGTAGGTGAACTCGGCTTCTTCCGAGAGTACAAGGAACCCATGGGCAAAGCCCCTGGGGATGAAGAACTGGTTCTTCTTCTCTGCCGAAAGCACCACCCCCACATACTTGCCGTACGTAGGGCTGCCTTTCCTCAGGTCAACCGCCACATCGTACACCTCGCCCTTGGTGACCCGTACCAGCTTGGCTTGGGGATACTGCTTCTGGAAGTGCAAGCCTCTGAGTACTCCTTTCCTGGACTTGCTCTGGTTGTCCTGCACGAATTCGTTATTTATGCCGGCCTTGTGGAAATCTGCCTTGTTGTAGGTCTCCATGAAATAGCCGCGCTCATCACCGAACACCCTCGGCTCGATGATGAACACCCCGTCAATATCCGTCTTGGTGAATGTGAACTGTCCCACCTGCTTTCCTCTTTGCCTATCTGTTTGCGTACATCTCTTGGTAGTAGTTCTGGTAGGAGCCGCTTGTCACATGTTCCATCCACTGCCTGTTCTCCAGATACCAGTCGATGGTCTTCCTGATGCCCTCGGCGAACATCGTCTCAGGCTCCCACCCAAGTTCCTCTCGGATCTTGCTCGGGTCTATCCCATAGCGCCTGTCATGGCCCTTGCGGTCGGTCACATGCTTGATAAGGCTCTCACCGACACTCGGATCTACCTTCTCGGACACATAGGAGATGATGCTCTTCACGATGGCGATGTTTGGCTGCTCGTTGTGACCTCCCACATTGTACACTTCGCCTGCCCTTCCCTTCTGGAGCACCAGGTCGATCGCCTTGCAGTGGTCCTCCACATACAGCCAGTCACGGATCTGCATCCCATCCCCGTACACCGGAAGGCTCTTCTTGTTCAGGCAGTTGTTGATCATCAGCGGGATGAGCTTCTCGGGGAACTGGTAGGGACCATAGTTGTTCGAGCAGCGGGTGATGGTGACCGGCAGCTTGTAGGTGTCGGCATACGCCTTCACCAACAGGTCGGCAGAGGCCTTGCTTGCCGAGTACGGACTGTGGGGGTCAAGCGGGGTGGTCTCGGTGAAGAAACCTTCCGGTCCCAGAGATCCGTACACCTCGTCGGTGGAGACTTGCTGGAATTTCACCCCATCCCTGTAACTGTCCTCTCCCGTCTTCCATGCATGCTTGGCAAGGTTGAGCAGGTTCAGCGTACCCATGACGTTCGTCCTGACGAACACGTCGGGATCGGAGATGGAGCGGTCCACATGGCTTTCTGCTGCAAAGTTGACCACGTAGTCGACAGGATATTGCTCGAACAGCTTCTGCATGGCATCACCATCGCAGATGTCGGCTTGTACGAACACATGCCGCTTGTCGGCCATTACCGACTTCAGGTTCTCAAGGTTGCCTGCATAGGTGAGCTTGTCCACGTTGACGATAAGGATGTCATCATGCTTCTCCAGCAGATGATGGATGAAGTTCGAACCGATGAAACCGGCCCCTCCGGTCACCAGATAGGTCTTGCTCATTGCTGATTCTCCTGTTTTAGGTAGGACACTAGGAAGCTGTCCAAGGCTTCCTTCCAGTCACGCATGCTGTCGCCTATGGTATCGCTCAGATGCCTGTTCTCAAGTGCCGAGTAGGCAGGCCTTTTTGCAGGACGAGGGAACTCGGCTGTGGTACAGGCCTTCACTTCCACAGCAAGTCCTGCCTTGTCCATGATTCTCTTGGCAAAGGCATTCCAGCTCACCGCCTCCCCATTGCAGGTGCAGTGGAAGATTCCGGTCTCCCCTGATGCTGCCAGCAGCACCATCTGCCAGGCAAGGTCAACTGCACTGGTGGGGTTGCCCACCTGGTCATCGACCACCGTCAGCTGTCCTTTCTCCCTGGCAAGACGGAGCATCGTCTTCACGAAGTTGTTTCCCACATATCCGTAGAGCCAAGCAGTACGGCAGATACAGCTGTTCCTGCATGAATCAAGTACGAACCGCTCACCTGCAAGCTTGCTCCGCCCGTAGGCGGTATTGGGAGCTGGCTCATCAGTTTCCACATAGGGCTTCGAACCATTCCCCGCAAACACGTAGTCTGTGGAAACGTGCAAGAGACGGCAATCATGCTTCTCGCAAGCAAGGGCAAGGTTCCTGGGCCCGATGGCATTCACCTGGTAGGCAGCATCCTCGTTGCCCTCACAGCCATCCACATTGGTCATGGCGGCACAGTTGAAAACGAGGTTCGGCTTGTGAAGGGTGAAGAAAGAATCAACAGCATCAGAGGATGTGATGTCCAGCTCATCGACATCGACACCAATTACGGTGCACCCATCATACAACGGGGGAAGCTTCCCCCATTCGGAGACACCTTCCCCCAGTATCTTGCAGAGCTCATTGCCAAGTTGTCCCTTGGCTCCTGTGATAAGAATTGTCATGACACCATCCTAATAGTGAATCTTGCCTTCCGCAACCTGTTTCAGATGCTCCCCATAGGGACTCTTGCCGTAGCGGGAGGCACTTTCCAGCAGTTTCTCGCGGGTTATCCATCCATTGCGGAAAGCAATCTCCTCAGGTGCCGAGATCTTGATACCCTGCCTCTTCTCGATCATACGCACGAAGTCAGCTGCATCCACCAAGCTGTCCATCGTACCGGTGTCCAGCCAAGCAAATCCACGGCCAAGCAACTGAACCTTCAGGTCGCCCGCTTCCAGATACAACCGGTTCAGGTCCGTTATCTCAAGCTCGCCACGAGCCGATGGCTTCACCTGCTTTGCAAGATGAACCACCCGCTTGTCATAGAAATACAGGCCTGTGATAGCATAATTGCTCTTGGGCTGTTTTGGTTTTTCTTCAACGGTCAATACATTTCCCGCTTCATCAAACTCTACGACTCCGAATCGCTCGGGATCGGGAACATAATACCCGAACACGGTTGCCTTGCCCGCTTCAGCATCCAACACTGCTTTCCTGAGCAAGGGGGTGAATCCGTTTCCATAAAAGATGTTATCTCCCAACACCATGGCACAGGTATCGCTGCCAATGAATTCCTCACCCAGCAAAAAGGCCTGGGCAAGCCCATCCGGAGATGGCTGGACCTTGTAGGAGAGGGTGATGCCGAATTGGCTGCCATCGCCCAAGAGGTGCTCAAAGCGGGGAGTGTCATCAGGTGTGGAGATAATCAGGATGTCCTTGATTCCGGCAAGCATCAGCGTTGACAAGGGATAGTAGATCATCGGCTTGTCATAGATGGGCAACAATTGCTTGCTGGTCACCATGGTCAAAGGATAAAGACGGGTACCGGCTCCGCCGGCTAGGATGATTCCTTTCATATCATTGTCCTCACTACAGGTATTTCTGAAAAACTCTCATCTATTACGACGTCCACGCAAAATCAGTCATTATGTTTCAAAGCATTCAAAGTGTCCGTTAGGAAATTCTCCATCACTTCAAGCGAGTATTGTATCATATCGAGTTTCATACCCGGGAATGTCCCCAAGAAAAAGGTATTGTTCATTACGAAATCAGTATTCTCCAATGATCCTACAACCCGCTTATCGATATCCAGATAGGCAGGTTGCTTGGTGATGTTGCCTGCAAACAGATTCCTTGTCTCAATTCCCTTCATCGCCAGATGGTTGGTAAGCTCAGTCCTGGTGAAAGGGGCATTCTCCCGGACAGATAAAGGGAAGGCAAACCAGGAAGGCTCCGAATGCTCCGTCGCACACGGCAGGATGAAGTATTTATCAAACTTTGCAAAGCCTTCCGACCATGCCCTGAAATTGGCCTTCCTCATCTCGATGAACTGCGGCAATTTCTCCATCTGGGCAACGCCAATCGCAGCCTGCATGTCCGTAACCTTCAGGTTGTAGCCGATATGCGAGTACACATACTTGTGGTCATACCCCTGGGGCAGCTCCCCATACTTTCCTCCAAATCGTTTCCCACACGTATTGTTCTCGCCGCCCTTGCAGTAGCAGTCACGGCCCCAGTCTCTGATGGAGGTGACTGCTCTGGCAATCACATCATCGTTGGTAAACACCATACCACCCTCACCCAAGGTGATGTGATGGGCTGGGTAGAAAGAGCATGTGGCAACATGACCGAACGTGCCGACGTGCTTGCCCCTGTAGGTGGAACCCAAAGCATCACAGCAATCCTCAACCAGATACAAGTCATGCCGTTTTACGAATTCGGTGATCACATCCAGGTTGTAGGGATTCGCCAACGTGTGGGCCAGCATTACCGCCCGCGTCTTCGGACCGAGAGCCTTTTCCAGATCATCGACCTTGATGTTATACGTCCCCAGCTCGATGTCGAGAAAAACCGGGACCAACCCGTTCTGGATGATTGGGTTCACCGTGGTGGGAAACCCTGCTGCAACAGTAATCACCTCATCCCCTGGCTTGAGCCGCTTCTCTCCCAGCAGGTGGCTGGTCAATGCGGTGAGGGCGAGGAGGTTGGCCGAGGAACCGGAATTCGTGAGCATGGCATACTCCGCCCCTACGAAATCGGCAAACTCCGCCTCAAACTGTTCGCTGTACCGCCCGCTGGTCAGCCAGAAGTCCAGGCTGGAATCGACAAGCAATTGCAGTTCCCTCTCATCAAAAACCCGCCCTGCATACCGTACAGGAGTTTTGCCCGGCACATACTCTCGATTCTTGTATTTCAGGTCATGGTACTCTTTTACCTTCGCCAATATCTCTGAACGCAACTGCTGCTCGGTCTTATCCATCAAGTCTACTCCCATGCATCTATGATGATTGAATCAGAGGGAAACCCTTGTACCCTCAACTCGTCCTGAAAGGCATGAATCATGTTCGGAGGCCCCGATATGAAACACACCGAGTCCCTTTGATTCGCCAATTCCTTGCTGATTGCCTGAATGTCAAACAAGCCTTCCACCACAAGCACTTCAGCAAGTGAGGATACATCTTCCAGAACTGATTTGTAAAGAAAGTGCTCCCGGTCCCGAATCCCATAATGAATGGCAATGTGAGTTTCATCCCCTTGCCCAATAACCTGATGGAAATACGGGATGAACGGGGAAATGCCAGTTCCGCCGGCAATGAATACGACATGCTGGCCAGGCTTAATATGCTTTTCGACAATAAAATCACCGTAGGGTAGCTTGAGCCATACCTGTTTGCCTATGGATAGTTCCGTCTCCATTCTCTTGGTGAAGAGACCTTTCACGCTGTAGACAATCTCAAGGGTTTCGCCCTCCGGCTTGGAAGCAATGGAGAACACCCGTGAGTCCGGCCAATACCCTTCTGCGGGATCAAAAGGATCCAAGGCCAGATGGAGAAACTGCCCAGCCTTGAAACGGGTTGCCCGGGAAGGCACGGATAACCGAACGGTGTAAACCCCGTTCCCATGACCTATGACGGTATTTACGGTAGCTTGGATCTTTATCGGTGCTGGCATAATTTCATTCCATCAGATGAGTAGTTGTGATTCATTAGGGATTCTCCATGCCGAAGTACTCAGCAATCTGTTCATCAGTTACTTCGCTCATATCAATTGCAGACTGGAACTTCTTGTACCACGAAACGGTGTGCTTGACTGCATCAGAGACACCCCACCTTGGAGCCCAGCCAAGATAGTGCTTCGCCTTGGAACAATCCAAGCGCAGGTAATTTGCCTCATGGGGGCCACCATCGCCCTGAATTCGCCAGGAACCGCTTCCCCAAGCATCAAAAAACAAGTCGGCAAGAATTCCGGTAGATGCACACCCATCCTCATTGGGCCCAAAGTTGTATGCACCTTCAAGACTCTTCTCTGAATGCTGGAGCATTGCAAGCATGAGATATCCGGACAAACATTCCAGCACGTGCTGGTATGGGCGTATTGAATTGGGATTCCTCACAACCAATGCTTGGCCATCCTCAACGGCTCTCACGCAATCCGGAATGATCCTGTCCTTTGCGAAATCACCCCCTCCTATCACATTTCCGCTGCGGGCGGTGGAGATTGAGGGCGACCCTTCATGACTAAAAAAAGCATTCCGATAGCTGTATGTGACAAGTTCACTGCAAGATTTGCTGTTCGAATAGGGATCATAACCGCACAGAGTCTCATGCTCGCGGTATCCCCAGAGCCACTCCCTGTTCTCATATACCTTGTCGGTTGTCACATTGACCACAGACCTGACGGAGGGGGATCGCCGAACAGCCTCCATGACATTTACGGTCCCCATCACATTGGTTGAGTATGTTTCCACCGGGTCCGCATAGCTTTGTCTCACAATGGGCTGTGCTGCAAGATGAAATACAATCTCCGGCTGCACCTGTTCAAATACACTTATAAGGTAATCCAGATTTCGGACATCCCCTCGGATGTCCTGTATCTTTGAATGTGTATCGGTTATGTCAAATAATGAAGGTTCGGAAGGAACCTCAAGGGAGTATCCGCATACTCTTGCCCCCAGCATGAGCAGCGTCCTGGTCAGCCAAGTTCCCTTGAATCCTGTGTGCCCGGTTATCAAGACATTCTTGTCCCGATAGAACTCTTGCAATCCCTTTACCAAATCTTCCATGGGGCCTTATCCTCTTTCCACAAATTCTCCAACAGTTCCTTGTCCCTCATGGTGTCCATGCATTGCCAGAAGCCTGTATGCTCATAAGCCATCAGGTTCCCTTCGGAAGCCATAGTCTCAAGCGGATACTTCTCGAATACGCATGCATCACCATCGATGTAATCAAGGATCTTTGGCTCAAGAACCATGAAACCACCGTTGATCCATCCCCCGTCTTCTTTCTTCTTCTCCTTGAAGCTCTCAATCTGATTGCCATCCCGGATCTCAAGCGTCCCAAAACGTCCGCCTGGTTGGATGGCTGTGAGCGTGGCTATCTTCCCGTGCTTGCGATGGTACTCCAGCAGCTTGCCCAGATCAACATCAGCCACTCCATCACCGTATGTCATGAAGAACGTCTCATCGCCGATATACTTTGCAACCCGCTTGAGCCTGCCGCCAGTCATTGTATGCAGACCGGTATCAATGAGCGTGACCTTCCATGGTTCGGTGGCGTTTGAATGAACCTCAAAATGGTTTTCCCGCGTGAAATCAAAGGTGATGTCACTCATATGCAAATAGTAATCGGCAAAGAATTCCTTGATGACATACTGTTTGTATCCGCAACAGATGATGAACTCATTGAACCCAAATGAAGAATAGTATTTCATGATATGCCATAAGATTGGCTTCTCCCCAATCTCGATCATCGGCTTGGGAATCAGATGGCTCTGTTCCGAGATCCTTGTTCCAAACCCACCTGCCAGGATCACTACTTTCATGACTCACCTCACTTTTCTTTATTGGTAGTACAATGATTCATACAAATTCTCATTCCCTCGGAAAAAGACATTTGCGGTATATAGTCGATATCCCCAAAAAGGGACAAAGTGTCTGGATCAATCCCAAACGGCAAACTGTCGCTTGGGTCAGCAAGGTCATATTGGAATTGCTCTCCCAAAACCGATTTGATTTCTTGGATGTACTCACACAAGGGGCGAGTATCCAGACTGGCAATATTGTATACTTTGCTGGCTTTCACCCGAACCCCCAGCAGATAGAAGATACGCCCGGCATCTCCTTCAAACAAATAATTCCATTTCTGCAAACCGGCTGAAAAATGAGCTACCCTGCCGTTCTTATATTGCTGAAGGGCATACTTTATCATGGTTCCTTCGTTGTCATTTATACCATATACACTGAAAACACGACCCCAAACATGTACCATGCCTAATGCATCACACAGTTTACAACTGAGTTGACCTGCAGCAAACTTCGCAATCCCATATGCCATCAAAGGCTTGACTTGGGCATCAGGGAGAATCCTTCCATCAACAAATCCATATTCCGCCTGTGAACCCGCTCCGATGAAGGTATGGCATTTCAAACGTGCGGCAAGTTTCACCGCATCAAGCGTATATCCGATATTTTCATACTGAAGAATAGGATCATCACGGGTTTCCTTGGATGTATTGCTCCATGCAAAATGGTAGAATGTATCATGGACTCCAAGTTCCGTCCCCAATGCATCCAAATTT includes:
- the rfbH gene encoding lipopolysaccharide biosynthesis protein RfbH, producing the protein MDKTEQQLRSEILAKVKEYHDLKYKNREYVPGKTPVRYAGRVFDERELQLLVDSSLDFWLTSGRYSEQFEAEFADFVGAEYAMLTNSGSSANLLALTALTSHLLGEKRLKPGDEVITVAAGFPTTVNPIIQNGLVPVFLDIELGTYNIKVDDLEKALGPKTRAVMLAHTLANPYNLDVITEFVKRHDLYLVEDCCDALGSTYRGKHVGTFGHVATCSFYPAHHITLGEGGMVFTNDDVIARAVTSIRDWGRDCYCKGGENNTCGKRFGGKYGELPQGYDHKYVYSHIGYNLKVTDMQAAIGVAQMEKLPQFIEMRKANFRAWSEGFAKFDKYFILPCATEHSEPSWFAFPLSVRENAPFTRTELTNHLAMKGIETRNLFAGNITKQPAYLDIDKRVVGSLENTDFVMNNTFFLGTFPGMKLDMIQYSLEVMENFLTDTLNALKHND
- the rfbA gene encoding glucose-1-phosphate thymidylyltransferase RfbA, which codes for MKGIILAGGAGTRLYPLTMVTSKQLLPIYDKPMIYYPLSTLMLAGIKDILIISTPDDTPRFEHLLGDGSQFGITLSYKVQPSPDGLAQAFLLGEEFIGSDTCAMVLGDNIFYGNGFTPLLRKAVLDAEAGKATVFGYYVPDPERFGVVEFDEAGNVLTVEEKPKQPKSNYAITGLYFYDKRVVHLAKQVKPSARGELEITDLNRLYLEAGDLKVQLLGRGFAWLDTGTMDSLVDAADFVRMIEKRQGIKISAPEEIAFRNGWITREKLLESASRYGKSPYGEHLKQVAEGKIHY
- the rfbB gene encoding dTDP-glucose 4,6-dehydratase, whose amino-acid sequence is MSKTYLVTGGAGFIGSNFIHHLLEKHDDILIVNVDKLTYAGNLENLKSVMADKRHVFVQADICDGDAMQKLFEQYPVDYVVNFAAESHVDRSISDPDVFVRTNVMGTLNLLNLAKHAWKTGEDSYRDGVKFQQVSTDEVYGSLGPEGFFTETTPLDPHSPYSASKASADLLVKAYADTYKLPVTITRCSNNYGPYQFPEKLIPLMINNCLNKKSLPVYGDGMQIRDWLYVEDHCKAIDLVLQKGRAGEVYNVGGHNEQPNIAIVKSIISYVSEKVDPSVGESLIKHVTDRKGHDRRYGIDPSKIREELGWEPETMFAEGIRKTIDWYLENRQWMEHVTSGSYQNYYQEMYANR
- a CDS encoding NAD-dependent epimerase/dehydratase family protein: MMRKAVVTGATSMIGVALVEECIRNDTEVLAVVRNGSQKLGKLPKSKLVSVVECDLENLDALGTELGVHDTFYHFAWSNTSKETRDDPILQYENIGYTLDAVKLAARLKCHTFIGAGSQAEYGFVDGRILPDAQVKPLMAYGIAKFAAGQLSCKLCDALGMVHVWGRVFSVYGINDNEGTMIKYALQQYKNGRVAHFSAGLQKWNYLFEGDAGRIFYLLGVRVKASKVYNIASLDTRPLCEYIQEIKSVLGEQFQYDLADPSDSLPFGIDPDTLSLFGDIDYIPQMSFSEGMRICMNHCTTNKEK
- the rfbC gene encoding dTDP-4-dehydrorhamnose 3,5-epimerase, whose protein sequence is MGQFTFTKTDIDGVFIIEPRVFGDERGYFMETYNKADFHKAGINNEFVQDNQSKSRKGVLRGLHFQKQYPQAKLVRVTKGEVYDVAVDLRKGSPTYGKYVGVVLSAEKKNQFFIPRGFAHGFLVLSEEAEFTYKCDEFYHPEDEGGIMWDDPSIKIEWPKIDVEYCMSEKDKLLPYSEARYL
- the rfbD gene encoding dTDP-4-dehydrorhamnose reductase, encoding MTILITGAKGQLGNELCKILGEGVSEWGKLPPLYDGCTVIGVDVDELDITSSDAVDSFFTLHKPNLVFNCAAMTNVDGCEGNEDAAYQVNAIGPRNLALACEKHDCRLLHVSTDYVFAGNGSKPYVETDEPAPNTAYGRSKLAGERFVLDSCRNSCICRTAWLYGYVGNNFVKTMLRLAREKGQLTVVDDQVGNPTSAVDLAWQMVLLAASGETGIFHCTCNGEAVSWNAFAKRIMDKAGLAVEVKACTTAEFPRPAKRPAYSALENRHLSDTIGDSMRDWKEALDSFLVSYLKQENQQ
- the rfbG gene encoding CDP-glucose 4,6-dehydratase — encoded protein: MEDLVKGLQEFYRDKNVLITGHTGFKGTWLTRTLLMLGARVCGYSLEVPSEPSLFDITDTHSKIQDIRGDVRNLDYLISVFEQVQPEIVFHLAAQPIVRQSYADPVETYSTNVMGTVNVMEAVRRSPSVRSVVNVTTDKVYENREWLWGYREHETLCGYDPYSNSKSCSELVTYSYRNAFFSHEGSPSISTARSGNVIGGGDFAKDRIIPDCVRAVEDGQALVVRNPNSIRPYQHVLECLSGYLMLAMLQHSEKSLEGAYNFGPNEDGCASTGILADLFFDAWGSGSWRIQGDGGPHEANYLRLDCSKAKHYLGWAPRWGVSDAVKHTVSWYKKFQSAIDMSEVTDEQIAEYFGMENP
- the rfbF gene encoding glucose-1-phosphate cytidylyltransferase, which translates into the protein MKVVILAGGFGTRISEQSHLIPKPMIEIGEKPILWHIMKYYSSFGFNEFIICCGYKQYVIKEFFADYYLHMSDITFDFTRENHFEVHSNATEPWKVTLIDTGLHTMTGGRLKRVAKYIGDETFFMTYGDGVADVDLGKLLEYHRKHGKIATLTAIQPGGRFGTLEIRDGNQIESFKEKKKEDGGWINGGFMVLEPKILDYIDGDACVFEKYPLETMASEGNLMAYEHTGFWQCMDTMRDKELLENLWKEDKAPWKIW